In Arthrobacter sp. CDRTa11, one DNA window encodes the following:
- a CDS encoding FAD-binding and (Fe-S)-binding domain-containing protein, with product MNRAGADSLVRDLEHDGVEVDASSRRLSEYSYDASNYRVRPQAVAFPRSSQDVAAVIRACRRRGVPLTSRGGGTSMAGNAIGTGVVIDFSRYMNRLLQLDAGAKTVKVEPGIILTTLQKEVRAATGDALTFAPDPSSMGRVTVAGAIGNDACGNHSVRYGRTVDHVVSLELITASGHLVTAGPGGVKAVDPADAAAVEEAARIEAGLKRLADANLGLLRTEFGRIARQVSGYQLANLLPENGFNTAKALAGSEGTCAVIVSATVKLVDVPAAALLVCLGYHDVVAAATDVMEILRFNPAAVEGIDDAIVQTMRDRRGPGSVGALPDGTAYLYVDLDGSDPAEVRAKADDLLKTLKQRGNVVDGVVVSDPVERANLWRVREDGAGLSSRLAGGVQSWAGWEDAAVAPENLAAYLADFTTLLAEHELRGVMYGHFGAGCTHVRITFDPRTESGRAVMDNFLRAAADLVTRHGGSLSGEHGDGRARSALLPIMYSPAALEAFSQYKAVWDRDGILNPGIITDPAPVMSNLALAATPARGFRTSFALEPAGGTGREGFTDAVQTCIGVGRCRTTSGAGVMCPSYRATRDEKDSTRARARVLQDMISGSPTAKEGWKSEDVRESLDLCLSCKACSTDCPAGVDMATYKSEFFDHYYEGRLRPIAHYTLGWLPTWLKITGYIAPLVNAALASPLRPLIASISGITTHRRMPDFASRKQLLKEIGGETVGGTTKAKASDTGTADTVLFIDSFTRGFRPSVAGAAKRVLEDAQRTVECSADLCCGLTWISTGQLDTARKLLNRTAEALDDGTDRPIVVIEPSCAAALRKDLPELVPTEAAHRVSRRIQSFATAVIEQARTGWQPANVPSAVTVQTHCHEYAVFGSGTQANALAALGITTVKEATGCCGVAGNFGFEAQHYDVSMAVAEQSLAPALRGAADGTPILTDGFSCHMQVRQILDSHSNGASSHLAELIDPKNQEPAPRELTQSRTGRRASRA from the coding sequence ATGAACCGAGCCGGAGCAGACAGTCTTGTGCGGGATCTCGAGCACGATGGCGTGGAGGTGGACGCCAGCAGCCGCAGGCTGTCGGAATACTCTTACGATGCGTCCAACTACCGGGTGCGCCCCCAGGCCGTCGCCTTCCCGCGCAGCAGCCAGGACGTTGCCGCGGTCATCCGCGCCTGCCGGCGGCGCGGCGTCCCGCTCACCAGCCGCGGCGGCGGAACCAGCATGGCCGGGAACGCGATCGGCACCGGCGTGGTCATCGATTTCTCCCGCTACATGAACCGGCTCCTCCAGTTGGATGCCGGCGCAAAGACAGTCAAGGTCGAGCCAGGCATCATTCTCACGACCCTCCAAAAAGAGGTCCGGGCCGCCACCGGCGACGCTCTGACGTTCGCTCCGGACCCCTCAAGCATGGGCCGGGTTACGGTAGCCGGAGCCATCGGCAACGATGCCTGCGGCAACCACTCCGTCAGGTACGGCCGGACGGTGGACCACGTTGTTTCCCTGGAGCTGATCACGGCATCAGGCCACCTGGTGACCGCCGGTCCCGGCGGCGTGAAGGCAGTTGACCCCGCGGACGCGGCAGCTGTCGAAGAGGCCGCTCGCATTGAAGCCGGCCTGAAGAGGCTGGCCGATGCCAATCTGGGTCTCCTGCGCACAGAGTTCGGCCGCATTGCCCGCCAGGTCTCCGGCTATCAGCTGGCCAACCTGCTGCCGGAGAACGGCTTCAATACCGCCAAAGCCCTCGCCGGAAGCGAGGGTACCTGCGCCGTGATAGTGTCCGCCACAGTGAAGCTGGTGGACGTTCCTGCTGCAGCGCTGCTCGTTTGCCTGGGATACCACGACGTTGTGGCCGCGGCGACGGATGTGATGGAGATCCTCCGCTTTAACCCTGCCGCCGTCGAAGGAATCGACGATGCCATTGTCCAGACCATGCGTGACCGCCGCGGTCCAGGCTCTGTGGGCGCCTTGCCGGATGGCACCGCCTACCTCTACGTCGACCTGGACGGCAGCGACCCCGCAGAGGTGCGGGCAAAGGCGGACGACCTCCTGAAAACCCTGAAGCAGCGGGGCAACGTGGTGGACGGCGTTGTGGTGTCCGATCCGGTGGAACGAGCCAACCTCTGGCGTGTCCGGGAAGACGGGGCGGGGCTGTCCTCCCGCCTGGCCGGCGGTGTCCAGTCGTGGGCAGGCTGGGAAGACGCCGCAGTGGCACCCGAGAACCTGGCCGCCTACCTGGCCGACTTCACCACCCTGCTGGCTGAGCATGAGCTCCGGGGCGTAATGTACGGGCACTTCGGTGCCGGCTGCACCCACGTCAGAATCACCTTCGACCCCCGGACTGAATCCGGGAGGGCCGTGATGGACAACTTCCTGCGCGCGGCCGCCGATCTGGTCACCCGCCATGGCGGATCCCTCTCCGGTGAGCACGGCGACGGCAGGGCACGGTCCGCGCTTCTTCCCATCATGTACAGCCCTGCGGCGTTGGAAGCCTTCTCCCAGTACAAGGCAGTCTGGGATCGGGACGGGATCCTGAACCCCGGCATCATCACCGACCCCGCGCCTGTCATGTCCAACCTCGCGCTGGCGGCAACCCCTGCCCGGGGTTTCCGGACGTCCTTTGCCCTGGAGCCGGCCGGCGGAACGGGCCGGGAGGGGTTCACCGACGCAGTCCAGACCTGCATTGGTGTGGGACGGTGCCGGACCACCTCCGGCGCGGGAGTAATGTGCCCCAGTTACCGGGCAACGCGTGACGAAAAGGACTCCACCCGAGCACGGGCACGGGTCCTCCAGGACATGATCAGCGGCTCACCCACAGCCAAGGAAGGCTGGAAATCGGAGGATGTGCGGGAGTCACTGGACCTCTGCCTGTCCTGTAAAGCCTGCTCCACCGACTGCCCGGCCGGCGTGGACATGGCCACGTACAAGTCCGAGTTCTTCGATCACTACTACGAAGGCCGCCTGCGCCCGATTGCCCACTACACCCTCGGCTGGCTGCCCACCTGGCTGAAAATTACCGGCTATATCGCACCGCTCGTCAACGCTGCCCTGGCATCGCCGCTGCGGCCCCTGATCGCCAGCATCTCCGGGATCACCACGCACCGGAGGATGCCGGACTTCGCCTCCCGCAAACAGTTGCTGAAGGAGATCGGAGGCGAAACGGTAGGCGGCACCACAAAGGCCAAGGCTTCTGACACCGGCACCGCCGATACGGTCCTGTTCATCGACAGCTTCACCCGCGGCTTCCGCCCCTCAGTTGCCGGCGCCGCCAAGCGGGTCCTGGAGGATGCCCAGCGAACAGTGGAATGCAGCGCGGACCTGTGCTGTGGCCTGACCTGGATTTCAACAGGCCAGCTGGACACAGCCCGCAAGCTGCTCAACCGGACCGCCGAGGCACTTGACGACGGAACGGACAGGCCGATCGTTGTGATCGAACCAAGCTGCGCGGCCGCCTTGCGCAAGGACCTCCCCGAACTGGTTCCCACGGAAGCGGCCCACCGGGTCTCCCGGCGGATCCAAAGCTTCGCCACCGCAGTCATCGAACAGGCCAGGACGGGCTGGCAACCGGCCAACGTCCCGTCTGCGGTCACCGTCCAGACCCACTGCCATGAGTACGCCGTCTTCGGTTCCGGAACGCAGGCCAACGCACTGGCAGCCCTGGGCATCACTACCGTCAAGGAAGCTACGGGATGCTGCGGCGTGGCCGGAAACTTCGGCTTCGAAGCGCAGCACTATGACGTCAGCATGGCTGTCGCCGAGCAGTCACTCGCCCCTGCCCTCCGCGGTGCCGCCGACGGAACCCCCATCCTGACGGACGGCTTCAGCTGCCACATGCAGGTACGGCAGATCCTGGACAGCCACTCCAACGGCGCCTCCAGCCACCTTGCCGAACTCATCGACCCTAAGAACCAGGAACCGGCCCCTCGCGAGCTCACCCAGAGCCGGACCGGACGCCGCGCGTCACGCGCCTAA
- a CDS encoding LysR family transcriptional regulator, whose translation MDLSTVDDLEFFEEISRSKSLTEAARSWGKSLPSVSKRLTQLESRLGAQLVRRSTRKLTLTPEGEQYAAGALAILQQKMDLEEGISQKYGELRGRIAVHTTVGLGRIHIAPLLGEFVRDHPGVSVDLQLSALPLNIAGSSFDLGIRVGSLEDSQLKFTRLAESRRVVCASPQYLERMGAPSTTAELEQHNCIILRQDNSDYALWRFGEQGRERNVRVNGNMVSDDGEVVAGWCLQGLGLMMRSTWHVNPMLQQGLLTQVLQDVPTPAADIHAVYPDAVHTPRRVTAAIDYLRRGLAERLA comes from the coding sequence GTGGACCTGTCAACTGTGGATGATCTCGAATTTTTTGAAGAGATCTCACGATCAAAAAGCCTGACGGAGGCGGCCAGGAGTTGGGGGAAGTCGCTTCCTTCCGTCAGCAAAAGGCTGACCCAGCTTGAATCGAGGCTCGGTGCACAGCTTGTCAGAAGGAGCACTCGCAAACTCACGCTCACCCCGGAGGGGGAACAATACGCCGCGGGGGCATTGGCCATCCTTCAGCAGAAAATGGACCTGGAGGAAGGCATCTCGCAGAAATACGGTGAGCTTCGGGGGCGGATCGCCGTGCATACAACGGTTGGCCTCGGCCGGATCCATATTGCCCCGCTCCTGGGCGAGTTTGTCCGGGATCACCCTGGCGTCTCGGTTGACCTGCAGCTGTCTGCGCTTCCGCTGAACATTGCCGGGAGCAGCTTTGACCTGGGGATCCGGGTGGGGAGCCTGGAAGATTCCCAACTTAAGTTCACACGGCTCGCGGAAAGCCGGCGGGTGGTCTGCGCGTCCCCGCAGTACCTGGAGAGGATGGGTGCGCCCAGCACAACTGCCGAGCTTGAACAGCACAACTGCATCATCCTGCGCCAGGACAACAGCGACTATGCCCTGTGGCGGTTTGGGGAGCAGGGCCGGGAGCGGAACGTCCGAGTGAACGGCAATATGGTCAGCGATGACGGGGAAGTGGTGGCCGGGTGGTGCCTGCAGGGCCTGGGACTGATGATGCGTTCCACGTGGCATGTGAATCCCATGCTGCAGCAAGGGCTTCTGACGCAGGTCCTCCAGGATGTTCCCACCCCGGCCGCGGACATTCACGCTGTTTACCCGGACGCGGTGCATACCCCACGGCGCGTGACCGCAGCCATCGATTACCTTAGGCGCGGCCTCGCGGAGCGACTGGCGTAG
- a CDS encoding lactonase family protein, producing MTSPARHSLIWTGTYTPDGGGRAEGIGAISASDDGTLEWLGTAAKADSPSFLAVHPTLPVVYAVAEQAGTVQAYRRSGEFGLEPFGDPQAAGEAACHVAVEALARFVTVTCWGDGQVLLYELDRDGGMTGRFAAPASVDPHGSQTPGEPRQSRAHASLMLADGRVMTTDLGHDSLRVWRFEPGTGLIADHEVALPYGSGPRHLVQHTSGSVFVVSEYSVEVFVLRADAGTFELINRGPATSGGSLPGDSAAEICLSQSGDQAYVGVRGSNLISVLLVGADGAEVAPLADFPSGGDWPRHHLVRGPWLHVAHERSDDVATFALDASTGLPGPLVQRLQTPSPTALVPAN from the coding sequence ATGACTTCTCCTGCGCGGCACTCACTGATCTGGACCGGCACCTACACCCCGGACGGCGGTGGGCGGGCAGAAGGAATTGGCGCTATCTCCGCCAGCGACGACGGAACGCTCGAATGGCTGGGCACGGCAGCCAAGGCCGATTCGCCGTCGTTCCTTGCGGTTCACCCCACCCTTCCCGTGGTCTACGCCGTCGCCGAGCAGGCCGGCACGGTCCAGGCTTATCGCCGGTCCGGGGAGTTCGGCCTGGAACCGTTCGGCGATCCTCAAGCGGCTGGGGAGGCCGCATGCCACGTCGCCGTGGAAGCGCTGGCGCGCTTCGTCACCGTCACCTGTTGGGGAGACGGCCAGGTCCTGCTCTACGAACTGGATCGCGACGGCGGGATGACAGGGCGGTTTGCTGCGCCGGCATCGGTTGACCCCCACGGAAGCCAAACGCCGGGCGAGCCCCGGCAAAGCCGGGCCCACGCAAGCCTTATGCTCGCCGACGGGCGCGTCATGACAACGGACCTTGGACACGACTCACTCCGCGTCTGGCGGTTTGAGCCCGGCACCGGGCTGATTGCGGACCACGAGGTTGCCCTCCCGTACGGCAGCGGCCCACGCCACCTGGTGCAGCACACCAGCGGGAGCGTTTTTGTGGTCTCGGAGTATTCCGTGGAGGTTTTCGTGCTCAGGGCCGACGCCGGGACGTTCGAGCTGATTAACCGCGGTCCGGCCACCTCCGGTGGAAGCCTTCCCGGCGATTCGGCCGCGGAGATCTGCCTCAGCCAGAGCGGGGACCAAGCTTACGTCGGGGTGCGCGGCTCCAACCTGATCAGCGTTCTCCTGGTGGGTGCCGACGGCGCTGAGGTGGCCCCGCTGGCCGACTTCCCCAGTGGCGGGGACTGGCCCCGCCATCACCTGGTCAGGGGCCCCTGGCTGCACGTGGCTCACGAGCGCTCGGACGACGTTGCCACGTTCGCTTTGGACGCGTCCACAGGCTTGCCCGGGCCCCTTGTTCAGCGGTTGCAGACCCCCTCGCCCACAGCCTTGGTGCCCGCAAACTAG
- a CDS encoding putative protein N(5)-glutamine methyltransferase, which yields MSAPKHDCSPIPSREHHFSRTLAVEIAARLRRAGCVFAEEEAQLLLDAFTNPDDLAHAVERRIAGYPLEHIVGWAQFCGARIAVDPGVFVPRRRTELLVHQAAELLAGFRRGSRGGSGGGSRRGSRAELGLHSSGHDEAAAVVVDLCCGSGAVGAALARRVDGLELHAADIDSAAVKCASRNVRLVGGQVHHGDLYEALPPALKGNVTLLAVNAPYVPTDAIATMPPEAREHEPLISLDGGIDGLDVHRRVAAGAREWLGSGGHLLIETSKRQALETAGILAAAGLETRTIHSDELDGTVVIGTAPGALLRWRPR from the coding sequence ATGTCAGCACCTAAACACGACTGCTCTCCGATTCCCTCCCGCGAGCACCATTTCTCCAGGACCCTGGCTGTAGAAATTGCCGCGCGGCTTCGTAGGGCGGGCTGCGTATTCGCGGAGGAGGAGGCGCAACTCCTGCTCGACGCTTTTACGAACCCTGACGATCTCGCCCATGCTGTTGAACGGCGGATTGCCGGGTATCCATTGGAGCACATTGTTGGTTGGGCCCAGTTCTGTGGGGCCCGGATAGCCGTGGATCCAGGAGTGTTCGTTCCCCGCCGCCGTACCGAGCTGCTGGTTCATCAGGCTGCGGAACTGCTTGCGGGATTTAGGCGAGGATCCAGGGGTGGGTCTGGTGGCGGATCCAGGCGAGGAAGCCGGGCCGAACTCGGCCTGCATTCGTCTGGGCATGACGAAGCAGCCGCCGTCGTGGTGGATCTCTGCTGCGGTTCCGGGGCGGTGGGGGCGGCGCTTGCCCGTCGGGTAGACGGCCTTGAGCTTCATGCCGCGGACATCGATTCGGCAGCGGTGAAGTGCGCCTCCCGCAATGTGCGGCTGGTGGGCGGTCAGGTTCACCATGGCGACCTGTACGAGGCTCTTCCGCCGGCGCTCAAGGGAAACGTGACACTCCTGGCCGTGAATGCTCCGTACGTTCCAACTGATGCCATCGCCACAATGCCGCCTGAAGCCCGGGAGCACGAGCCCCTCATCTCCCTCGACGGCGGTATTGACGGCCTGGATGTCCATCGCCGGGTGGCGGCTGGTGCCCGGGAATGGCTTGGTTCTGGCGGGCACCTTCTCATAGAAACAAGTAAAAGGCAGGCCCTCGAGACTGCCGGCATTCTTGCAGCGGCGGGACTCGAGACAAGGACAATCCACTCCGATGAGCTGGATGGCACCGTTGTGATCGGCACTGCTCCGGGGGCACTCCTGCGTTGGCGGCCACGGTAA
- a CDS encoding HNH endonuclease signature motif containing protein, translating into MEAIGEQLAEHRGSLAALSLASRDAHRARSFQDHDAKSGEPLNVAPPWQSGPMEAIGEQLAEHRGTVAALSLASRNAHRARSLQDHDAKSGDPLNVTPPWQSGPMEAIGEQLAEHGGIALLTPAGTPAAGLSNSSKASDGGARHGGPSHLRAVPANPAWTAEADTRAKSAGPAEASGVTETVGPTGTIGLAGLVSLLNRVAAAAPDTLALAGYVEASNFAGQVEELARTVDYLQILSAGAVDRTRTQAITEANTRTSRPSPGTPSAATGTNGWVTGWNTGTETLRETDAAWPATSPASTSPEMTAGTEISVPTSPADDGCRNTAEFLRLRLRIGISEARRRLHLAHDTLPAITLTGDTTLPPREHLATALAPANPAQSAGTEQPGIEEADAADGTGLPGSRITCSPAVSSRAGTIIATTLDRLRHHTTPETLTRIEEHLTGTAATADPDFLTRVARRWSDTIDADGTEPSEEALRHTQGAFIRKPRHGLHRIEILATTDQYEHFLTVMNTATNPRTTTPPTGTGQGDSAGGGGDGEQTDGNQVWQNTDVDLDRRTRSQKQLDGIITAIKAGLTTNTLPTTGGNRPQILATINYQDLLPHLPQPTGNSTSTSTSTTGKGKQAGTGNFTFTGPVAATTLRKIACDADIIPALLGTHGEILDLGRKTRLFTTTQRLALTARDQGCTFPHCTIPAPWCEAHHITYWSHGGPTNLNNGALLCTHHHHLIHKEQWTITNSNGTPWYTPPPHIDPTQKPQQNTYFKPPPPPQE; encoded by the coding sequence ATGGAAGCCATCGGGGAACAGCTTGCGGAGCACCGCGGTTCCTTAGCTGCGCTTTCCCTGGCGTCGCGCGATGCCCATCGGGCCCGCTCCTTCCAGGATCACGACGCAAAATCCGGTGAGCCCTTAAATGTCGCACCCCCTTGGCAGAGTGGACCTATGGAAGCCATCGGGGAACAGCTTGCGGAGCACCGCGGTACCGTAGCCGCGCTTTCCCTGGCGTCACGCAATGCCCATCGGGCCCGCTCCCTCCAGGATCACGACGCAAAATCCGGTGACCCCTTAAATGTCACACCCCCTTGGCAGAGTGGACCTATGGAAGCGATTGGGGAACAGCTTGCGGAGCACGGCGGTATCGCCTTGCTGACACCTGCAGGCACCCCGGCGGCCGGCCTTTCAAATTCAAGTAAGGCGTCCGACGGCGGTGCCCGGCACGGCGGGCCTTCTCACCTTCGCGCCGTCCCGGCCAACCCAGCCTGGACGGCTGAGGCTGACACCCGAGCCAAGTCGGCCGGGCCTGCTGAGGCCTCGGGCGTAACTGAAACCGTTGGACCGACTGGAACGATTGGGCTGGCCGGCCTGGTCTCGCTTCTGAACCGGGTCGCGGCCGCCGCTCCGGACACTCTGGCGCTGGCAGGCTACGTGGAGGCCTCAAACTTCGCCGGCCAGGTCGAGGAGCTCGCCCGGACCGTGGACTACCTGCAAATCCTCTCCGCCGGCGCCGTGGACCGCACCCGGACCCAGGCCATCACCGAAGCCAACACCAGAACCAGCCGCCCCAGCCCCGGCACACCATCCGCCGCCACCGGCACCAACGGCTGGGTCACCGGCTGGAACACCGGAACAGAAACCCTCCGCGAAACGGACGCCGCCTGGCCAGCCACCAGCCCCGCGAGCACCAGCCCCGAAATGACCGCTGGGACGGAAATATCCGTGCCAACATCCCCGGCCGATGACGGCTGCCGGAACACCGCCGAGTTCCTGCGCCTCAGACTCCGGATCGGCATCAGCGAGGCCCGCCGCCGGCTCCACCTCGCCCACGACACCCTCCCCGCGATCACCCTCACCGGAGACACCACCCTCCCACCGCGGGAACACCTCGCCACAGCACTGGCACCAGCAAACCCCGCGCAATCGGCCGGCACCGAACAACCCGGCATAGAAGAAGCCGACGCCGCTGACGGGACCGGCCTGCCCGGCAGCCGCATCACGTGCAGCCCGGCCGTGTCCTCCCGCGCAGGGACCATCATCGCCACCACCCTGGACCGGCTCAGGCACCACACCACCCCCGAAACCCTCACCCGGATCGAAGAGCACCTCACCGGCACCGCAGCCACCGCCGATCCCGACTTCCTCACCCGCGTCGCCCGCCGCTGGTCAGACACCATCGACGCCGACGGCACCGAACCCAGCGAAGAAGCACTCCGCCACACCCAAGGCGCCTTCATCCGCAAACCCCGCCACGGCCTCCACCGCATCGAAATCCTCGCCACCACCGACCAATACGAACACTTCCTCACCGTCATGAACACCGCCACCAACCCCCGCACCACCACCCCACCCACCGGAACAGGGCAAGGTGACAGTGCAGGCGGCGGCGGGGACGGCGAACAAACGGACGGGAATCAGGTCTGGCAAAACACGGACGTGGACCTGGACCGGCGCACCCGCTCCCAAAAACAACTCGACGGCATCATCACCGCCATCAAAGCCGGCCTCACCACCAACACGCTGCCCACCACCGGCGGCAACCGACCCCAAATCCTGGCCACCATCAACTACCAAGACCTCCTCCCCCACCTCCCCCAACCCACCGGCAACAGCACCAGCACCAGCACTAGCACGACAGGCAAGGGCAAACAGGCAGGGACCGGGAACTTCACCTTCACCGGACCCGTCGCCGCCACCACCCTCCGCAAAATCGCCTGCGACGCCGACATCATCCCCGCCCTCCTCGGCACCCACGGCGAGATCCTGGACCTCGGCCGCAAAACCCGCCTCTTCACCACCACCCAACGCCTCGCCCTCACCGCCCGCGACCAAGGCTGCACCTTCCCCCACTGCACCATCCCAGCCCCCTGGTGCGAAGCCCACCACATCACCTACTGGTCACACGGCGGCCCCACCAACCTCAACAACGGCGCACTCCTCTGCACCCACCACCATCACCTCATCCACAAAGAACAATGGACCATCACCAACAGCAACGGCACCCCCTGGTACACACCCCCACCCCACATCGACCCCACCCAAAAACCCCAACAAAACACCTACTTCAAACCACCCCCACCACCACAGGAATAA
- a CDS encoding DUF2510 domain-containing protein, protein MQMSNSNTGPSVPPGWYPDPAGTGRLRWWDGTNWTSQYSTPYSPAAQPGPGGGLYPVTPYFSERPHISSETPVYNPLIWIITLLPLLPVILLLLWNPEVRFISIGSQGTPAVDPLSVFTPVYFLLVFSGFLTYAASVLLAYFDSERLKRDGVVRPFHWAWSFLNSAVYVIGRSVIVHKVAPGRGLLPVWATIGVFVLSSVVSTIKMSALVSSVMSSLMSIPS, encoded by the coding sequence ATGCAGATGAGCAATTCCAATACCGGCCCCTCAGTTCCTCCCGGCTGGTACCCCGACCCCGCAGGTACGGGACGGCTCCGGTGGTGGGACGGCACCAACTGGACCAGCCAGTACAGCACTCCGTATTCACCTGCCGCGCAACCCGGACCCGGCGGTGGCCTTTACCCGGTTACGCCCTATTTTTCCGAACGCCCCCACATCAGCAGCGAAACGCCCGTCTACAATCCCCTGATCTGGATCATTACGCTGCTGCCACTGCTGCCGGTCATACTTTTGCTGCTATGGAACCCGGAAGTGCGCTTCATTAGCATCGGCAGCCAGGGCACGCCCGCCGTCGATCCGCTGTCCGTCTTCACACCCGTCTATTTCCTTCTCGTCTTTTCGGGATTCCTCACCTACGCCGCTTCTGTGCTGCTGGCCTACTTTGACAGCGAGCGGCTCAAGCGGGACGGGGTGGTCAGGCCCTTCCACTGGGCATGGAGTTTCCTCAACAGCGCTGTATATGTCATCGGCCGCTCGGTGATCGTCCATAAGGTGGCGCCCGGGCGCGGGCTGCTGCCGGTGTGGGCGACCATTGGCGTTTTCGTCCTCAGCTCCGTTGTATCCACCATCAAAATGTCAGCGCTAGTGTCGTCGGTAATGTCGTCCCTTATGTCCATTCCGAGCTGA
- a CDS encoding GlsB/YeaQ/YmgE family stress response membrane protein produces the protein MGFFAFLILGLIAGAIAKAILPGKQGGGIFITLLLGVVGAFLGGWIGGLIFGEGLQEFFSLQTWLLAIGGAIIVLLVYGMITKRSVRS, from the coding sequence ATGGGTTTTTTTGCATTTCTGATTCTGGGCCTCATTGCTGGCGCGATCGCTAAGGCGATCCTCCCGGGCAAGCAGGGTGGCGGCATTTTCATCACCTTGCTCCTGGGCGTTGTGGGAGCATTCCTCGGCGGCTGGATCGGCGGACTGATCTTCGGCGAAGGGCTGCAGGAGTTCTTCTCACTGCAGACCTGGCTGCTCGCGATCGGCGGCGCCATCATCGTGCTGCTCGTTTACGGCATGATCACCAAGCGGAGCGTCCGCAGCTAA
- a CDS encoding aldo/keto reductase produces the protein MTLAPLIKLNDGHSIPQIGLGTWPLDDDQVATAVVHAVEAGYRHIDTAVKYGNEEGVGNGIRASGVDRSEMFVTTKLDGQFQGQDRAIEGLEGSLRRMKLDYVDLLLIHWPLPQRNEFISTWKTFERLQLEGKVRSIGVSNFKPAHLERLMAECEVVPAVNQIQLSPAITRTAEREFHAEHGIVTESYSPLGGSGASLLDAPVLVQLGEKYDKTPGQLVLRWHIQNGFVTVPKSGDPERMKENLDVFNFALDPQDLAEISILDEGPGAGIDSDISGH, from the coding sequence ATGACACTTGCACCCCTCATCAAGCTCAATGATGGCCACAGCATCCCGCAGATCGGCCTCGGCACCTGGCCGCTGGACGACGACCAGGTGGCTACCGCCGTCGTCCATGCAGTGGAAGCCGGGTACCGGCATATTGATACCGCGGTGAAATACGGCAACGAGGAAGGGGTGGGAAACGGGATCCGCGCCAGCGGCGTGGACCGCAGCGAAATGTTCGTCACCACTAAGCTGGACGGCCAGTTCCAGGGCCAGGACCGTGCGATCGAAGGACTGGAGGGTTCGCTGCGGCGGATGAAGCTGGACTATGTGGACCTGCTGCTGATTCACTGGCCGCTGCCCCAGCGGAACGAGTTCATCTCCACCTGGAAGACGTTCGAGCGGCTCCAACTCGAGGGCAAAGTACGGTCCATAGGGGTGTCCAACTTCAAGCCGGCCCACCTTGAGCGGCTTATGGCCGAGTGCGAGGTGGTGCCGGCGGTGAACCAGATCCAGCTCAGCCCGGCCATCACCCGGACGGCAGAGCGGGAATTCCATGCGGAACACGGCATCGTCACCGAGTCCTACAGCCCGCTGGGCGGTTCGGGGGCCAGTCTGCTGGACGCTCCGGTACTTGTGCAGCTGGGCGAAAAGTACGACAAAACGCCCGGACAGCTTGTGTTGCGCTGGCATATTCAGAACGGATTTGTCACTGTTCCAAAGTCCGGCGATCCGGAGCGGATGAAGGAGAACCTGGACGTGTTCAATTTCGCCCTCGATCCGCAGGATCTAGCGGAAATCTCCATCCTGGACGAGGGTCCGGGCGCCGGTATTGATTCAGACATCAGCGGTCACTGA